The Thermobispora bispora DSM 43833 genome window below encodes:
- a CDS encoding sulfite exporter TauE/SafE family protein, with amino-acid sequence MRSLIVLGLVGFAAQLVDGSLGMAYGVTSTTLLLAAGTNAAAASATVHLAEIGTTLASGISHWRFGNIDWKVVGRIAVPGAIGAFAGATFLSSLSTEVAAPIMSIILLTLGVYILVRFTAYGLPRHNLGKPLRSRFLAPLGLFAGFVDATGGGGWGPIGTPAILASGRLAPRKVIGSIDASESLIALAASAGFLVGLGSENIDFAWVGVLLLGGVIAAPIAAWLVRHIPPRILGSAVGGLIILTNIRTLLRSDWIGAPGDVQATVYIAIALVWAAAIAYSVREYRRNKEHESVEAVEAVETELRRPRAEEEPTPA; translated from the coding sequence GTGCGATCACTCATCGTTCTCGGCCTGGTCGGCTTCGCCGCCCAGCTCGTCGACGGCAGCCTCGGAATGGCCTACGGGGTGACCTCCACCACACTGCTGCTGGCGGCCGGCACCAACGCCGCGGCGGCATCGGCCACCGTCCACCTGGCCGAGATCGGCACCACGCTCGCCTCGGGGATCTCCCACTGGCGGTTCGGCAACATCGACTGGAAGGTCGTCGGCAGGATCGCCGTCCCCGGCGCGATCGGCGCGTTCGCCGGCGCGACCTTCCTGTCGAGCCTGTCGACCGAGGTCGCCGCCCCGATCATGTCGATCATCCTGCTCACGCTGGGCGTCTACATCCTGGTCCGGTTCACCGCCTACGGCCTGCCCCGCCACAACCTGGGCAAGCCGCTGCGCTCCCGCTTCCTCGCCCCGCTCGGCCTGTTCGCCGGGTTCGTGGACGCCACGGGCGGTGGCGGCTGGGGGCCGATCGGCACCCCGGCCATCCTCGCCAGCGGCCGCCTCGCGCCGCGCAAGGTGATCGGCTCGATCGACGCCAGCGAGTCGCTGATCGCGCTCGCGGCCAGCGCCGGCTTCCTGGTCGGCCTCGGCTCGGAGAACATCGACTTCGCCTGGGTGGGGGTGCTGCTGCTCGGCGGTGTGATCGCCGCGCCGATCGCGGCTTGGCTGGTCCGCCACATCCCGCCGCGCATCCTCGGCTCCGCCGTGGGCGGCCTGATCATCCTCACCAACATCCGCACCCTGCTGCGCAGCGACTGGATCGGTGCCCCGGGTGACGTGCAGGCCACCGTCTACATCGCCATCGCGCTCGTCTGGGCCGCGGCCATCGCGTACTCGGTGCGCGAGTACCGCCGCAACAAGGAGCACGAGTCCGTGGAGGCGGTGGAGGCAGTGGAGACCGAGCTGCGCCGGCCCCGCGCCGAGGAGGAGCCCACCCCGGCCTGA
- a CDS encoding cobyrinate a,c-diamide synthase, with protein sequence MGDVSEQHPGRTARHPERRPAAGARRRPPATGQGHRPGDRLAAQAEDRWPGDRLGAQAEDRATAARSRSSVPRLVIAAPASDSGKTTVATGLMAALRARGLRVSPHKVGPDYIDPGYHALATGRPGRNLDPWLTGEESIVPLFLHGARNADVAVVEGVMGMYDGAGTDDFGSTAHIARLLGAPVVLVVDAERQARSVAALVRGFASFDERVRVAGVILNKVGSPGHGELCRTVLDEIGIPTLGVIQRVDGVVTPSRHLGLIPAAERRAEAVAAVDRMAELIARSCDLGALLAVARSAPPLTAAPWTPEAGVPDPRPGPVVAVAGGPAFTFGYPEQAELLSAAGAQVVTFDPLRDERLPEGTGAVVIGGGFPEVYAAELSANEPLRAELAAFRGPIVAECAGLLYLGRELDGHPMCGRLGITARMTDRLAIGYRDAVASASVVTREGERYRGHEFHRTITEPRHAAPPLFRWPGGADGFGGPLIAASYLHLHWAAYPELASRLVAAAAGPG encoded by the coding sequence ATGGGGGACGTGAGCGAGCAGCACCCCGGCCGTACGGCCCGGCATCCGGAACGCCGGCCGGCCGCCGGAGCGCGGAGGCGCCCGCCCGCGACCGGGCAGGGTCACCGGCCCGGCGACCGCCTGGCGGCCCAGGCAGAGGACCGTTGGCCCGGCGACCGCCTGGGCGCCCAAGCCGAGGACCGGGCGACCGCAGCCCGATCCCGGTCCTCGGTGCCCCGGCTGGTGATCGCCGCACCCGCCTCGGACAGCGGCAAGACCACGGTGGCGACCGGCCTGATGGCCGCGCTGCGCGCCCGGGGGCTGCGCGTCTCCCCGCACAAGGTGGGGCCCGACTACATCGACCCCGGCTACCACGCGCTCGCCACCGGGCGGCCGGGCCGCAATCTCGACCCCTGGCTCACCGGCGAGGAGTCGATCGTGCCGCTCTTCCTCCACGGCGCCCGGAACGCCGACGTCGCCGTGGTCGAGGGCGTCATGGGCATGTACGACGGCGCGGGCACCGATGACTTCGGCTCCACCGCGCACATCGCCCGGCTCCTCGGCGCCCCGGTGGTCCTCGTGGTGGACGCCGAGCGCCAGGCCCGCTCCGTCGCCGCCCTCGTGCGGGGCTTCGCCTCCTTCGATGAGCGGGTACGGGTCGCCGGGGTGATCCTCAACAAGGTCGGCTCCCCCGGGCACGGGGAGCTGTGCCGTACCGTGCTGGACGAGATCGGCATCCCCACCCTCGGCGTGATCCAGCGGGTGGACGGCGTGGTCACCCCCTCCCGGCACCTGGGGCTGATCCCCGCGGCGGAGCGCCGGGCGGAGGCGGTGGCCGCGGTGGACCGCATGGCCGAGCTGATCGCGCGCTCCTGTGACCTCGGCGCCCTGCTGGCGGTGGCCCGGTCGGCGCCGCCGCTCACCGCCGCGCCGTGGACGCCGGAGGCCGGGGTGCCGGACCCGCGCCCGGGCCCGGTGGTGGCGGTGGCCGGTGGCCCGGCGTTCACCTTCGGCTACCCCGAGCAGGCCGAGCTGCTCTCCGCGGCGGGCGCGCAGGTGGTGACCTTCGACCCCCTCCGGGACGAGCGCCTCCCCGAGGGCACGGGTGCGGTGGTGATCGGCGGGGGATTCCCCGAGGTGTACGCCGCGGAGCTGTCGGCCAACGAGCCGCTCCGCGCCGAGCTGGCCGCCTTCCGCGGGCCGATCGTCGCCGAGTGCGCCGGCCTGCTCTACCTGGGGCGCGAGCTCGACGGCCACCCCATGTGCGGCCGGCTCGGCATCACCGCGCGGATGACCGACCGGCTCGCCATCGGCTACCGGGACGCGGTGGCGTCCGCATCGGTGGTCACCCGGGAGGGGGAGCGGTACCGCGGCCACGAGTTCCACCGCACGATCACCGAGCCGCGCCACGCGGCACCGCCGCTGTTCCGCTGGCCGGGCGGGGCCGACGGCTTCGGCGGCCCGCTCATCGCCGCCTCCTACCTGCACCTCCACTGGGCGGCCTACCCGGAGCTCGCCTCCCGCCTCGTCGCGGCGGCGGCCGGTCCCGGGTGA